gaacagaTGTGGACAttcataataattaattttaaaatacgtCAACACCGTACAGACGAGGACGAGTGGTcctaaacattttgtttttatgtaaacTAAACTAGCCCTTTATTTATATCACATTCATATAgtgaattttccattttttttttctttttcttttgagctAATATATCGAAGGACAACGAGGAATTGAACATCgggaaaacattgaaattctCCTGTTTGGACAATAGCCAATCCGCCAATCCCGagcgcttctctctctctcctcatcCGCATTTTTTGTGTCTACCCAATTCTCATACGCCGCGTACACATACAAGCCAGTTGCAATTATTTCCTAGAGCGATGATTTAGAACGATGTATGGTTCTCGGTGATGGTTCTtggtctttctttctttctcgctatgaaagaaaagaaacgacagAAGAATCTCAGTCATCCGTGGCTGCCGATGACGAAGACGATGACGAAGGCGGAAGAGTCAGCGATGGCTTCGATGACTCTGCGGCGGAAGCGTTTCTCGCTTCCACAAGGGACTCTTTCATTGTGGCGGTCATGTAGTCGAGTAGCAAAGTCCAGGCTTTCTCAGTGTCCAACGTCCAGTCGTCTCCAAGAATCGGGCGAATGGCGCACAAGAACTGCGGTCCAATGTACtgcgcacaaaaaaaaatcacagagAGCGCGTCACAAAAACAAGAGCCAAGTTAATAAGGTTATAcaagtcattaaaaaaaacgttagAAGCCATCACCAagcaacaagagagagaaaaaatataaaagaaattgagtcaaaaccaaaaattagcGATtaagaaacagcagcagccgtcaGGACGAGCTGGCATTAGTCAATGTCGAGATAATAACTCGAGCGTCTACACAAATACATCGCAAACCCGGCAACACTACTTCTGGCACCCACCTTGCTTTCCCATCAGATATAATCTAGCTTAAAGAATTCTTAGATAGAGTCCCAAGTCCAAGAAGTCAATTTTTCGGTTGGGAAAGCTAATTATAATATTCTAGCCGCCGCCTATAACTCAACGTCATACCAATTTCATAGTAATttgtattaattaaaaatttacggACGACATCATTCCTGACGTCGTAtaccgtaaaaaaaatatcacgacggataaagcaaaaaaaggggaaaagagcTTAAATAAGGTCGGAAAGTAAGTTTTTGCACATTCAATCCATGCATGTCTGGCAAACGTCCCGGCCGGGGATCAAAAGTTCAAGACGGACAAGAAGGAGTTTGTCGATTGCTTACATATGGCCTTAATGATTTATTACTACAACCGCAGACGCTATATATTGCTGGGGTATAAAGTAAgtacaaacaagaaagaaatgatgatCGATGAAACTCACGTCAATGTACTCAAGTTTGGCTCCATTTTTGTCGTGCTTTCGCCCGAGTTCGGAGAGGAAGGCGTGTAACTTTTCGGGTTCCTGTAGACGATGGACTGCCCGTTGCACGGCCCCCATGACTCTGTcgtagcaaaaaaaaattcaaataaaaaattattcagcACCATCAATCGATAACAAATTAtgaagaaaatacaaagtttGAACGCCGTGAGTCTCGTGAACTTTTTTACAAGAAAGTCTAAACAACAATGCATTAGTTAGACCGAACGACTAGCACGCTAAGATCTTGGCTAAGATTGTTCTCGGATGAGCCCATTAACAATTAATTGAAAGGGTTCACAATTGAGTGCtggagtgagagagagaactaaACCAAGTTCAAACAAAAGTTGCGCAACGCATTAGCCTATATTTGAATTATCTAATTTTATAACGATGTTATTCAAAGCACGTCGTGCGTAGATCGTGTGTGACTGCTGTCAATGTCGTCACCTAGGACAATTCAGTTGGCGGAAGGCACTAGAGTTTCTAACaagtaaatatttgtttaggtCAGAAATAAGGACCAGCGCAGCAGTGTCCTTCGTGAATGATTAATCGCTTCTTTCTCATTATCTCCTTGTTATGTTTTACGTGTATTACCTGAGAGCGTGTTCCGAAAGCAACTTGCTTTTCTTCAGGTCATCGAGGACGACACCCGTAAACGGCAAGAAGACCGACTGCATGTCTGGATGGGTTTCAAacaaactgaagaaaaaaaaaaaaagataacaaaatgAGACGTTATATTGGGTTATATTTATAGCAAATCATCGACATCTCACgtcaaagtttttttgtttttttcaataacaatGATATATTCGTCTGGGGAAAAAACCTTATGGAAATACAACAGATGCCACAGGATTTGTTCGAGTCTTTCTTGACCGATATTGGCACCTGCTTTTTCCGCAAAGTCCATAAATTCGATCAGTTATCGTTTAGACCGAGTTAGAGCTTTAGATAggatcaaagttttttttttttttcttaaatgttgTCGtcgcggggggggggggatgctGAAGTCGCGGTGAGAGGATATCGAATATGGTGAACCTATCGATCAACGTCTGATTCTTCATTTCTCCTTTGGAAGTTTGTTATTGAAGCAGCAGCGCGTTTGTTATCGCGTTATCACAGCGCACAGCACAAGTTGAACATCTGTCAGCCGATGTCTTATCGACTTATATGCTGCTACCGACGTGCATGGGCCATTAATAAAAGAACTAGGAAATCGCGGACCATCAAAgcagaaagaaataaagaggtTATATATTGAAGCCCCGGCTCGGCATTTCTCATCAGGCCAATAGATCGAATGACGTGTACTCATTCCTGATAGCGCGTCTAAGTCTATAATACATAACACATACTGTATTTATGTAATATATAGAGTCCAGATATTTGTGCGAGCgtgtgtagtatatatatgtgtactgtatatacatatagacTGGTTTCAAGTTATTGCTTCGGCTGCGATATCGAATGCGATACTATATACTAGACGAGATAACAGCCCAGTAACAGCCAATCTCTTTTATTATACACCAAGATCTTTCCTTGCcgcttcctctttttccctgTCCATTTTTCGGAAGAGTTTCTCAACTTCCCCGAATCACCTCTGGCTGGATCGCAAGGTTGAAACCCTTGAACTTGCcggtgtgtatgtgtgtgtgtatatactgTGCGTAGGATAACCTATATACAAAATGCagagaaagcgaaaaaaaataaaaaaaaaggttttggacTCTTGTCAATGTCGTATTCACCGGGCGCGTTTTCTCTCGAACACAGAAATCGATCTGTTACCAGCGCTGGAAATTGGAATAGATCCCAGGTTTGTTTTATTGCCTTGGCTATTTACTTGAAcccactttttctttatctgcGTAAGCTGTCTGCCTCGCATCGGgccgaaagaaaataaacgatTCATGGCAACTTGCAATTTTAATgcttccaatttcttttttcacaatcGTATAACATGGGAGCAGCGCAGATTTCAGTGAAGGGCATAAAAGCGAGCGACTATAGCTatgatattaaaaaacaaggCGAGCAATAACATAAGACggccgaaaaaaaatgatgaaagataTGTATAATGGCatatcaaaatataaaaacagacAGAAGGACTAGACAGTTTTATTTCCTTATGGATTTCCCTCTCATTTCATTCTGGCAACGgcaattccaattttcttgGCCTTATAGGCTTATACAAATGATAACGCGACTTAATGAATCGAAACTTCCTTGCACGTTAAGTGTAGGCTGCACATCAACAATGCAGTGTGATTGCTGATGACGTGAAATTCAGGATGGAAAAGTTTCTTGATTAAGAATCTATTGAGACTGCTGTGAGAGATATAGAGAGGCCTTTTATAATGAAGCTACGATTTTAGCGAGAATTCTATATTGATCAGTTTTGTTGAAAGTTCAacagttgtaaaaaaaaaaattttttcaagccCAGCGAGTCCTGCATCTACGCCTCCTAGCTCAAGAATGTCAAGTTGATGACGTTCCacttaaaaatgtaaatgttggaCTTGTACGGTTGTACcccgttatttttatttcagagtGTCCTGATGAATACGAAACTGAGTTTCCAAATTGCCAACAGTGCACGGTGACACAACAAActccaaaatttatttcgtcCGCTAAGTGCTATATTATTCCCATTGAAGTTTAATTCTTGCCGacaaagtgctgctgctgtcacaAAAGAAGCGGGGTGACACAATCTGACTTAGTTTTTGATGCAATGAAAGGACGAAGTTGCTTGAAACTTCCCTTTCCCTCTCCTGCTGCGTAACGCAACACGATTTGGCAATTTCCTTGAATTCATTTGGAGCTCGCTCGGGAGTAAATCAAAAGGGCGCGCagatgaaatttttgaaaaatttagtaTAAGGCACACTTTTGACAATAATGAAGCGAGAAGCAGCCAGATCTAATAGCGTACATGTATAAGATTCGACGGCGAGTCAAGGTGTTTCCCCCTTCTCTGTCTGCGCTCCCCATAATTAAGGCCATCGATTGGGCAAAACACCGGGTGTGGGCGGACGGCGGCGGAGCGTCTTATTAGAACCTCTAGCTATATACATAGGCGTCCGTACGCCCTTCGCGTTCCGTTTCGGAATGACAGATCACGAAAGCTATGGCTGTCTAAGAAAATGTCAGATAGGGGCGGCTCTTTAATCGCGTCGCCCTTAGcaccaataaaaaatttttttaaaacgctGGTTATAAATTAGTCAAACGACATCCTGGTCGTCCcgatgaattgaaaaaaaaaatattattagccGGTGAAACTTTATTCATGCACGAgagacggagagagagagagagagagagattggagTCGTTCGGGTCGTTCATCATGGACTTTTTTCCAGATAAAGTATCCTGATAATTATTTACCATCTCTGACGCAATATAATAGAgaagaatgtaaaaaaaaagaagaagaggaatgaaTTGGGGAATGCCATTATACGGAGCCTTTGTAACTGACGATGAAAAATGACTATAGGTCTGTTTGACCTGGCTCTAATATAATGTCGTAATCGATAAAGAGAACTCGGGAGCGTGCTTCTccagtcttttttctttctccccgcCCATTAACCACATCCACAAATAAAACCCACATAGATAAACGTTTCTAAAGCCCCGTTTATATTTACTAGAAAAAAGAGGATCATTTAGCCTGGTGGTGGTTCTTGGCGGCCAGTGTGCAAACGTCGACTACTATATAGGAACCTGTTTTTAATGACACCACTTGAGAGAATCAATAGCGtgaagaataagagaaataatcaaaaaagaaagagcgAGTTGGAGAGGAAGTTGTCAGGCGGAGGTGGTGGACGGGCGACGCAACACTCTTATTCTATTCAAGTGCGCGGAGAGAACTTTTACGTCTCGACGAGAGAGCGCGGCATTTCGATCGATTGATCCGGCCAACTTAAAGTGCAATCCCGTTATATACGGGAGCAGGTCAATTCTCACCATATGACAGGTCAGTGAAAGCGAAAACATGTCCGCGTGTTGTCTTTTGGggtgtttccttttttttctttttaagacCCCGAGATAGTCCAACTCCGTGTCAAATATCCCAGTAGGATTATTCGATGTGCGGATATGTGTACCGAGAGTTAAAAGCAATTTAGACCACTCGGCTAGCTAACACGGTTAACGACTTATTTATTAGCCAGTTATTTCTGTATAGGCGAATAGCGCGCCATTTTCGAATGAAATCCGTCCGCTCTTTGACTTggctatttttcttctatcgaCGTCAACGAAGAAAGTGCGTGCCAAACCAATCTAGCGTGACAACAGATTTCACCGGACATATCATGGCTGGGCGAATCAACTGAATTCTTCTTGAACTTGAGCTGAcctcagaaaaaaaacaaaccaccgttatttctatttatagTCTAGAGTGTAGCCTATATAAGGCCTCGTATCGCAATTCTtgatttcaatcttttttaaatgttttcgttaaggttaaaaaaaaaacaaagggatgTAATACGACGGACCATATAGATCTGGCATCTGGcgtatttgttttgttgggggATTTTTTGGCATTGTTAATAATGCGCCTCGCCTGGTGGGAGGCACAGGTCTCGTGTATTTGTGTGATTCCACAGTATAATCAATTTACTGCGAACTTTGTCATCACAACGGAACGGCATTTGTTTCATACAGTAAATATACGTATATTCTACGCATATGTAACATACCGTATTATGTGAGACGGAAACAAGGCTATTCGTATCTAAACTTAATGAGAACAACTGATCACAAAGAGCAAAAT
This DNA window, taken from Daphnia pulex isolate KAP4 chromosome 2, ASM2113471v1, encodes the following:
- the LOC124208715 gene encoding neuroglobin-like, which gives rise to MGNAHVTHSGNGKNKTANGKDEVRNGADGIVATAATVPHSTAFPPAKKAMASVADLTDLQKTLLQESWKRLEKDIAQVGIIVFINLFETHPDMQSVFLPFTGVVLDDLKKSKLLSEHALRVMGAVQRAVHRLQEPEKLHAFLSELGRKHDKNGAKLEYIDYIGPQFLCAIRPILGDDWTLDTEKAWTLLLDYMTATMKESLVEARNASAAESSKPSLTLPPSSSSSSSAATDD